A single region of the Streptomyces vilmorinianum genome encodes:
- a CDS encoding RNA polymerase sigma factor translates to MRLLRPAGGDPGGDPAQDPARDQDDSALLRAVARGDAEALAVLYDRHAGWLHARLARRCADEETVREVLQDTFVTVWRSAGSHRGRGEAGGWLWVVAARRLVDAQRVRARAERAAPEPVALAPSAEDRVLAGLEYGDVGAALDRISPELREVLRATVVDGLTTRETARLLGIPEGTVKTRALRARRELRAALGPHPLGGTA, encoded by the coding sequence GTGAGACTGTTGCGCCCCGCAGGGGGAGACCCAGGGGGAGACCCGGCGCAAGACCCAGCGCGAGACCAGGACGACTCCGCGCTGCTGCGCGCGGTCGCCCGGGGAGACGCCGAGGCTCTGGCCGTGCTGTACGACCGGCACGCCGGGTGGCTGCACGCCCGGCTGGCCCGGCGCTGCGCCGACGAGGAGACCGTACGGGAGGTCCTCCAGGACACCTTCGTCACGGTGTGGCGCTCCGCCGGCTCCCACCGCGGCCGGGGCGAGGCCGGAGGGTGGCTCTGGGTCGTCGCCGCGCGCCGGCTGGTCGACGCCCAGCGCGTCCGGGCCCGCGCGGAACGCGCGGCCCCCGAACCGGTCGCCCTCGCCCCCTCGGCGGAGGACCGGGTCCTGGCCGGCCTGGAGTACGGGGACGTCGGCGCCGCGCTCGACCGGATCTCGCCGGAGCTGCGCGAGGTCCTGCGGGCCACCGTCGTCGACGGCCTGACCACCCGTGAGACGGCCCGGCTGCTTGGGATACCGGAGGGCACGGTCAAGACCCGCGCCCTGCGGGCCCGTCGCGAACTGCGTGCCGCCCTCGGCCCGCACCCCCTGGGAGGCACCGCATGA
- a CDS encoding zf-HC2 domain-containing protein, with protein sequence MTAPWHVTESLAARYAAGAAAEPDAWSLEKHVEVCGGCAARVSAAVRAGGSGPVLADVRAALLETVRAEARARVPSPASRWARALWAAGPALRGAWLVAVLAAVGAAVALAYGAGFQEARPVLLAVAPMVPLGGVAVSYGRHADPMYEIGVATPSGGLRLLLTRAAAVLGVCVPLLTAAGALLPPVSGVPGAAAWLLPGLALTLATLALGSFVGCRAAAMTLAGGWLLAVAGPLLGRSGATAELARYLSGPAAQGGWAAAAVVCAGLLVLRRRSFDHLETL encoded by the coding sequence ATGACCGCGCCCTGGCACGTGACCGAGTCCCTGGCCGCCCGCTACGCGGCGGGCGCGGCGGCCGAACCCGACGCCTGGTCCCTGGAGAAGCACGTCGAGGTCTGCGGCGGCTGCGCGGCCCGTGTCTCGGCTGCGGTCCGCGCGGGCGGCTCGGGACCGGTCCTGGCGGACGTCCGGGCGGCGCTGCTGGAGACCGTACGCGCGGAGGCCCGGGCGAGAGTCCCGTCCCCCGCCTCCCGCTGGGCCCGCGCGCTGTGGGCCGCCGGACCGGCGCTGCGCGGGGCGTGGCTGGTGGCGGTCCTCGCCGCCGTCGGGGCCGCGGTGGCGCTCGCGTACGGAGCGGGGTTCCAGGAAGCGCGGCCGGTGCTGCTCGCCGTGGCGCCGATGGTGCCGCTCGGCGGGGTGGCCGTCTCGTACGGGAGGCATGCCGACCCGATGTACGAGATCGGGGTGGCGACGCCCTCCGGTGGGCTGCGCCTGCTGCTCACCCGGGCGGCGGCCGTGCTCGGTGTGTGCGTGCCGCTGCTGACCGCGGCCGGGGCGCTGCTGCCGCCGGTCTCCGGTGTTCCGGGGGCGGCGGCCTGGCTGTTGCCGGGGCTCGCGCTGACGCTGGCGACGCTCGCGCTCGGCTCGTTCGTGGGGTGCCGGGCGGCGGCGATGACGCTCGCGGGCGGGTGGCTGCTCGCGGTGGCCGGGCCGCTGCTCGGGCGGTCCGGGGCCACGGCCGAACTGGCCCGTTACCTCTCCGGCCCGGCCGCACAGGGCGGCTGGGCCGCCGCCGCCGTCGTCTGCGCGGGCCTGCTGGTCCTGCGCCGCCGTTCCTTCGACCACCTGGAGACCCTGTGA
- a CDS encoding ABC transporter ATP-binding protein — protein MTVRHRRTVALDSLDLTLTPGVHGLLGPNGAGKTSLIRVLATVAAPSAGRVELLGRDAGAHRERSEIRRRLGYLPQDFGFYPGFTVREFVAYVAWLKEMPADRAPAAVEHAVERVGLAGRIDAKLKTLSGGMVRRAGIAQAIVNEPELLLLDEPTAGLDPEQRVEFRTLLREIGASSTVVVSTHLVEDVAAACSEVTLIESGRVAFRGTTAALTSLGEESGSSGDDAANAIERGYTAALRAHRASAPASASAPAPAPGVSR, from the coding sequence CTGACCGTCCGGCACCGCCGTACCGTCGCGCTCGACAGCCTCGATCTGACCCTCACCCCCGGTGTCCACGGGCTGCTCGGCCCGAACGGCGCCGGCAAGACCTCCCTCATCCGTGTCCTCGCGACCGTGGCCGCCCCGTCGGCCGGCCGGGTGGAGCTCCTCGGGCGGGACGCCGGGGCGCACCGTGAGCGGTCGGAGATCCGGCGCCGGCTGGGCTATCTGCCGCAGGACTTCGGGTTCTACCCGGGGTTCACAGTGCGCGAGTTCGTGGCGTACGTGGCCTGGCTGAAAGAGATGCCCGCCGACCGCGCCCCGGCCGCCGTGGAGCACGCCGTCGAGCGGGTGGGCCTCGCCGGCCGGATCGACGCCAAGCTGAAGACCCTGTCCGGGGGCATGGTCCGCCGGGCCGGGATCGCGCAGGCGATCGTGAACGAGCCGGAGCTGCTCCTTCTCGACGAGCCGACGGCCGGTCTCGACCCTGAGCAGAGGGTCGAGTTCCGGACACTTCTGCGGGAGATCGGCGCGTCCTCCACGGTCGTCGTCTCCACCCATCTGGTGGAGGACGTGGCCGCTGCCTGCTCGGAGGTCACGCTGATCGAGTCGGGCCGTGTGGCCTTCCGCGGTACGACCGCCGCGCTGACCTCACTGGGCGAGGAGTCGGGATCCTCCGGCGACGACGCGGCGAACGCCATCGAGCGCGGCTACACGGCGGCCCTGCGCGCCCACCGCGCCTCCGCCCCCGCCTCCGCCTCCGCCCCCGCCCCCGCCCCGGGGGTCTCCCGGTGA
- a CDS encoding spermidine synthase: MSRPVTLDRREGPYGEVVLRQREEHYEIIANGTFLMDTSDGRSERLLVDAAMDALGGRPGASVLIGGLGVGFSLAHAAADPRWARIAVVEREQAIIDWHREGPLAAISGAALADSRSVILHTDLVEYVRTSPDTYDALCLDIDNGPDWTVTEDNQSLYSARGLAACAARLTPGGILAVWSAQPSADFEESLRNAGFSGVRTEEIPVARGVPDVVHLGVRPA, translated from the coding sequence ATGTCCAGGCCCGTCACCCTCGACCGCCGCGAGGGCCCGTACGGAGAAGTAGTGCTGCGACAGCGCGAGGAGCACTACGAGATCATCGCCAACGGCACGTTCCTCATGGACACCTCCGACGGGCGCTCGGAGCGGCTGCTGGTCGACGCGGCGATGGACGCCCTCGGCGGGCGCCCCGGTGCCTCCGTGCTGATCGGCGGCCTCGGTGTCGGTTTCTCCCTCGCGCACGCCGCCGCCGACCCCCGCTGGGCGCGGATCGCGGTGGTCGAGCGGGAGCAGGCGATCATCGACTGGCACCGCGAGGGGCCGCTGGCCGCGATCTCCGGCGCGGCGCTGGCCGATTCGCGCAGCGTGATCCTGCACACGGATCTAGTGGAGTACGTCCGCACCTCCCCCGACACCTACGACGCGCTCTGTCTCGACATCGACAACGGTCCCGACTGGACGGTCACCGAGGACAACCAAAGCCTTTACTCCGCACGGGGATTGGCGGCCTGCGCGGCCCGGCTGACCCCCGGCGGAATCCTCGCCGTGTGGTCCGCTCAGCCGTCCGCCGATTTCGAAGAGTCCTTGCGGAATGCCGGATTCAGCGGGGTACGGACGGAAGAGATCCCGGTTGCCCGGGGCGTCCCTGACGTGGTGCACCTCGGCGTCCGGCCTGCGTAG
- a CDS encoding response regulator transcription factor, with protein sequence MEQTHTTHHGAAPTPGAQRRVLVVEDDTTIVDAISARLRAEGFLVQTATDGPAAVDAAEAWQPDLMVLDVMLPGFDGLEVCRRVQAQRPVPVLMLTARDDETDMLVGLGVGADDYMTKPFSMRELAARVHVLLRRVERAALAAVTPRSGILRLGELEIDHAQRRVRVRAEDVHLTPTEFDLLVCLANTPRAVLSREQLLAEVWDWADASGTRTVDSHIKALRRKIGAERIRTVHGVGYALETPAP encoded by the coding sequence ATGGAGCAGACACACACCACTCACCACGGTGCGGCGCCCACTCCAGGCGCACAGCGGCGGGTGCTGGTCGTCGAGGACGACACGACGATCGTGGATGCGATCTCCGCGCGGCTGCGGGCGGAGGGGTTCCTCGTCCAGACGGCGACGGACGGACCGGCCGCGGTCGACGCGGCCGAGGCGTGGCAGCCGGACCTGATGGTGCTCGACGTGATGCTGCCGGGATTCGACGGTCTCGAGGTGTGCCGCCGGGTCCAGGCCCAGCGGCCGGTCCCGGTCCTGATGCTCACGGCGCGGGACGACGAGACGGACATGCTGGTCGGGCTCGGCGTCGGCGCCGACGACTACATGACCAAGCCGTTCTCGATGCGTGAGCTGGCCGCGCGCGTGCATGTGCTGCTGCGCCGGGTGGAGCGTGCCGCGCTGGCGGCCGTGACGCCGCGGAGCGGGATCCTGCGGCTCGGCGAGCTGGAGATCGACCACGCGCAGCGCCGGGTCCGGGTCAGGGCCGAGGACGTGCACCTGACGCCGACCGAGTTCGATCTGCTGGTCTGCCTGGCGAACACGCCGCGCGCGGTCCTCTCCCGCGAGCAGCTGCTCGCGGAGGTGTGGGACTGGGCGGACGCCTCGGGGACCCGGACGGTCGACAGCCACATCAAGGCACTGCGGCGGAAGATCGGGGCGGAGCGCATCCGTACGGTCCACGGCGTCGGATACGCGCTGGAGACCCCGGCGCCATGA
- a CDS encoding HAMP domain-containing sensor histidine kinase: protein MSRRGPSTGPPTEPRARRRIVISIKTKLGALVVGAVLLTSALALVAIRTSTEFRYITIFAMIATLLITQFVAQSLTAPLDEMNTVAGSISRGDFSRRVRGADRRDELGDLASTINRMADDLEAVDRHRKELVANVSHELRTPIAALRAVLENVVDGVSEADPETMRTALKQTERLGRLVETLLDLSRLDNGVVTLKARRFEVWPYLSGVLREANLAASQRGLSSSSGLHNRTDVHLHLDVSPPELTAHADAERLHQVMANLIDNAVKHSPPHGRVTVRARRGAWPDSLELEVEDEGPGIPEALRHTVFERFNRGQVPAQAGPGSDGGTGLGLAIARWAVDLHGGEIGVAESSRGCRIQVTLPGSLPARD, encoded by the coding sequence ATGAGCCGGCGGGGCCCGAGCACCGGGCCGCCCACGGAGCCGCGGGCCAGACGCCGGATCGTCATCTCGATCAAGACCAAGCTGGGCGCGCTGGTCGTCGGGGCGGTGCTGCTGACCTCGGCTCTCGCGCTCGTGGCGATCAGGACCTCCACGGAGTTCCGCTACATCACGATCTTCGCGATGATCGCGACCCTGTTGATCACCCAGTTCGTGGCGCAGTCCCTGACGGCGCCGCTGGACGAGATGAACACGGTGGCCGGGTCGATCTCGCGGGGCGACTTCAGCCGGCGGGTGCGCGGCGCGGACCGCCGTGACGAGCTGGGCGACCTCGCGTCGACGATCAACCGCATGGCGGACGACCTGGAGGCCGTCGACCGGCACCGCAAGGAGCTGGTCGCGAACGTCTCGCACGAGCTGCGCACCCCCATCGCCGCGCTCCGCGCCGTTCTGGAGAACGTGGTGGACGGGGTCTCCGAGGCCGATCCGGAGACCATGCGGACGGCGCTGAAGCAGACGGAGCGGCTGGGCCGGCTGGTGGAGACGCTGCTCGACCTGTCACGACTCGACAACGGTGTCGTCACGCTCAAGGCACGTCGTTTCGAGGTCTGGCCGTACCTCTCGGGGGTGCTGCGCGAGGCCAATCTCGCCGCGTCCCAGCGCGGCCTGTCCTCTTCGTCCGGCCTGCACAACCGTACGGACGTCCATCTGCACCTCGACGTGTCGCCGCCCGAGCTGACGGCTCACGCGGACGCGGAACGCCTGCACCAGGTGATGGCGAACCTCATCGACAACGCGGTGAAGCACTCGCCGCCGCACGGCCGGGTGACCGTACGGGCCCGGCGCGGGGCGTGGCCGGACTCGCTGGAGCTGGAGGTCGAGGACGAGGGTCCCGGCATCCCGGAGGCGCTGCGGCACACGGTCTTCGAGCGGTTCAACCGCGGGCAGGTGCCGGCCCAGGCCGGTCCGGGCAGCGACGGCGGCACGGGGCTGGGGCTCGCGATCGCCCGCTGGGCGGTGGATCTGCACGGCGGGGAGATCGGAGTGGCCGAATCGTCACGCGGCTGCCGGATCCAGGTCACTCTTCCGGGCAGCCTTCCGGCGCGGGATTGA